TGAATAAAAGGCTCAGCCGTTCCAAATACCTTTTCCACCTTGTTATATGCTTTCGCCAGCGAAAAACCGCGATGATCTGTATTATGTGCATCCGATGCAATAAAATGAGCCATATTTGCCTCTATACAATCCAATGAAAAGCGCTGAACCTTTTTGTTAAACTCTCCAGCTACACTTGCAGCTGTCAGTTGCGTTAATGCCCCCTGATTAACTAGGCGATATAGTTTATCTGGATCCTCTGTAATCGCACTATTTCTCTCTGGATGCGCAATAATTGGTCGGTAACCTGCTACCTGAAGATCATAAATCGTACGCTCCGCAAATACCGGAACCTGACTTGAGGGGAACTCAACTAAAACGTAAGGGTTCAGCCTTGATTGAAGCGCCATATTCAGACCACTATCCAGCTCTTCTGTGATTTCCCCATAGATCCGGATTTCCTGCCCGGGGTGAATCGTCAAATTTCTGCCGTGACTCTGCAAGTAATGATTCAATTCCTGTACCGCAACCTCGACTGATGATGCTTCATTAAAAAAACGTCTCGTCTGATGATGTGGGGTTGCAATAATGTCCGTGATCCCATTGTCAATTGCCTGATCAGCCATTCTTAATGAATCCTCATAGTCCTGTGCCCCGTCATCCAGACCGGGAAGGATGTGACAGTGTATATCAATCATTTCTTTTTACCTCTCATTCATTACCGTAGTAATAATAGTAGTCATCACCAGTGTCCATCTTCTTATCGTTTAATACAGCACCGAGAATTCTTGCATTTGCAGATTCAAGCAGTTCTTTTGCTTTTAAAGCCTTTTCTTTATCTGCTACCTGTGAACGGACAACCAGAATCGCTCCGTCGCATCGGTTAGCCAGAATCTGAGCATCCGTTACCGCAAGTACAGGCGGTGTGTCAAAGATGATAATGTCGTAAGCTTCTTTCGCCTGCTCAAGGAAGTAATCCATCCCTCTTG
This region of Jeotgalibacillus malaysiensis genomic DNA includes:
- a CDS encoding tyrosine protein phosphatase; amino-acid sequence: MIDIHCHILPGLDDGAQDYEDSLRMADQAIDNGITDIIATPHHQTRRFFNEASSVEVAVQELNHYLQSHGRNLTIHPGQEIRIYGEITEELDSGLNMALQSRLNPYVLVEFPSSQVPVFAERTIYDLQVAGYRPIIAHPERNSAITEDPDKLYRLVNQGALTQLTAASVAGEFNKKVQRFSLDCIEANMAHFIASDAHNTDHRGFSLAKAYNKVEKVFGTAEPFIQNAVSLLKGHTIVASPPSEMRSKGFLQKLLSI